The Ignavibacteriota bacterium genome contains a region encoding:
- a CDS encoding methyltransferase domain-containing protein, with translation MPTHPERDYILGTHDEEIERLGLQHRVWRPKMLECWRKAGITTGSRVMDVGAGPGYATIDLAEIVGPMGQVFALERSERFVQFTEAQCKLRGLTNVQLLNLDLMLDSFSDITELDATWCRWVAAFVSSPSKLVASLAHVLKPGGVAIFHEYIDYRTYRLAPRKPAIESFVHEVMKNWRESGGEPDIALELPHMLHNAGFAVRQTTPIIFTIPRNNFIWQWPSSFIETHLQRLLELGKVDEMWVDSVRRELREAEADPSSLMITPLVLEIVAEKIG, from the coding sequence ATGCCAACTCATCCAGAACGCGATTACATCCTCGGCACACACGACGAAGAAATTGAACGGCTCGGCTTACAGCATAGAGTCTGGCGACCGAAGATGCTTGAGTGCTGGCGCAAGGCAGGCATCACGACGGGTTCGCGTGTTATGGATGTCGGAGCCGGTCCGGGCTACGCAACAATTGACCTTGCGGAAATTGTCGGACCAATGGGACAGGTTTTTGCTCTCGAACGGTCGGAACGATTTGTTCAATTTACTGAAGCACAATGCAAGTTGCGCGGACTTACAAACGTACAACTCCTCAACCTTGATTTGATGTTGGACTCGTTCAGCGATATTACAGAACTTGATGCAACATGGTGTCGTTGGGTTGCGGCGTTTGTCTCCTCTCCTTCAAAGTTGGTTGCTTCTCTCGCCCACGTGCTGAAACCCGGCGGCGTTGCCATCTTTCACGAATACATTGATTACCGAACATACCGTCTTGCGCCACGTAAACCTGCTATTGAATCATTCGTTCATGAAGTCATGAAAAATTGGCGCGAATCAGGAGGTGAACCGGACATTGCATTGGAACTTCCGCACATGTTGCACAACGCAGGCTTTGCCGTGCGCCAAACAACTCCGATTATTTTTACCATCCCGCGAAATAATTTTATCTGGCAGTGGCCCTCTTCATTTATTGAAACTCACCTTCAGCGACTGCTTGAACTCGGCAAAGTTGATGAGATGTGGGTAGATTCTGTTCGCAGAGAACTTCGCGAGGCAGAAGCTGACCCGTCTTCATTGATGATAACGCCTCTTGTGCTAGAAATTGTCGCTGAGAAGATAGGCTAA
- a CDS encoding NHL repeat-containing protein, translating to MRTLSLSLIFLLFICTTFGQITSSIYFLDRFNTYKNGSDGTPIWSPVKGSWQVINESYFQKASDYDCASMYNVFLNESFEIEVTFKHIKGDVGAGLMFSSYQRTSTQYAQMIRFDGKSVFLLGYFSGGEFTATSSVKVDSFDVNIVHTLHLKVDRENDVYSVKLDGKFLKTNEPLVYRSGYCGLQSSAGEVQFTKFRLSRVEPGVRPFDLTWTKKFAITPNRQFIVPDEVNGIVRVLSADSNTSTIIGSPASSNGQFHQPVAVALLDKETFVVADKGSGKLHLFTFDGAWKVATGWKGKDRGTFDGLVSVAINNQRQIFTLEETNHRVQVFDESLKVLTEFGADKLRKPLDLAIEGNMVYVVNTGLSQVEKFSWDGTKATWKGFFSYGGGEGRGIAVRKGNVYLSVVNQIKHYDTSGTLLNTFSGRAINFLTPWGIVVDTSGNVYTSDFTGGRIVQMAPSISDITPQVSFKDNSTAIIEWTTQQKTLGQVLLTLGEDTIGTFKEQKPATSHKITINKLNAATTYRYHISPANWMMPLRSKFSRFFPLRTSAAPTTKQFAKLPMVTLIFTNVTDEKLLQQGDNAVPQLPAQEVERIKQQIDDGIKFYWIHSRFNFFLENEFVVVNIPFKRNQLYGTEWWYPPIDSMLETVLKQNGKEIKNYSAVLYLTCTQQFDTTLKKYMLAGKGGAFTNGVGTGKGYGISWWDVTKANHNAGNNWLMVHEYNHQLDDIFMMSGYPEYWFNHISPTIGTAADFGEHFDANRHILNIVPDEEWLDLKFTSIDTTTDSDGIPDNAPHLPLDEFRLGSDPTKLDTDGDGVSDLNETSFSNWLTEGWGETMAGTPRFPNLNHKDTDGDTITDNLDPYPCMNIKPEITNGEVKHFASIEDNKIRATVLASWDSSSLKFTVETDKSVPMKLMLDADTDGWFFGRDNFLINFTPKNDGTLESKLQIFNTTDPSQWPFMDAELAKTYSVKTSLQKIGDGYRYEIELPRNENFGLDYSLNKKIGILIGFLVPFDEDGNKRYVTIFEQNRFFDVTLR from the coding sequence ATGCGAACACTATCTCTTTCACTCATCTTCCTCCTCTTCATCTGCACCACATTCGGGCAGATAACATCGAGCATTTATTTTCTTGACCGATTCAACACATACAAAAACGGGTCGGACGGAACTCCCATTTGGAGTCCGGTCAAAGGTTCATGGCAAGTCATTAACGAATCGTATTTTCAAAAAGCATCAGACTACGACTGCGCGAGCATGTACAATGTATTCCTCAACGAATCATTCGAGATTGAAGTAACATTCAAACACATCAAAGGAGATGTTGGAGCGGGCTTGATGTTCTCTTCATATCAACGGACAAGCACACAGTACGCGCAGATGATTCGCTTCGATGGGAAGTCGGTGTTTCTGCTTGGATATTTTTCTGGCGGCGAATTCACCGCAACATCTTCCGTGAAAGTTGATTCGTTCGATGTCAACATCGTCCATACGCTTCATCTGAAAGTGGACAGGGAGAACGATGTGTACTCGGTAAAACTCGATGGTAAGTTCTTGAAAACGAACGAGCCGCTCGTCTATCGTTCCGGTTACTGCGGCTTGCAGAGTTCTGCCGGAGAAGTGCAGTTCACAAAGTTTCGGTTGTCCCGTGTCGAGCCGGGTGTTCGTCCATTTGATTTAACATGGACGAAGAAATTTGCCATCACGCCAAATCGTCAGTTCATCGTTCCCGATGAAGTGAACGGTATCGTCAGGGTTCTTTCTGCGGACAGCAATACATCCACTATCATCGGTTCGCCTGCCTCCTCGAACGGACAATTTCATCAGCCCGTCGCCGTTGCATTGTTAGATAAGGAAACCTTCGTCGTAGCAGACAAAGGTTCAGGCAAACTTCATCTCTTCACGTTCGATGGCGCATGGAAAGTCGCAACGGGATGGAAAGGAAAAGACCGCGGCACGTTCGATGGATTGGTTTCTGTAGCGATAAACAATCAACGGCAAATTTTCACTCTTGAAGAAACCAATCATCGTGTACAAGTTTTTGATGAAAGTCTGAAGGTTCTCACTGAGTTCGGTGCAGACAAACTCAGGAAACCGCTCGACCTCGCTATTGAAGGGAACATGGTCTATGTTGTCAATACGGGATTGAGTCAGGTGGAGAAATTTTCCTGGGACGGAACAAAAGCGACATGGAAAGGATTTTTCAGTTACGGCGGCGGCGAAGGTCGCGGCATCGCTGTGCGAAAAGGAAATGTCTATCTCAGCGTCGTCAATCAAATCAAACACTATGATACGAGCGGAACATTGCTCAATACATTCTCCGGACGGGCAATCAACTTTCTGACACCGTGGGGAATTGTTGTTGATACTTCCGGCAATGTCTATACTTCCGATTTTACCGGAGGCAGAATTGTTCAGATGGCTCCGTCAATTTCCGACATCACGCCGCAAGTCAGTTTCAAAGATAATTCAACTGCAATTATTGAATGGACGACTCAACAGAAAACTCTCGGACAGGTCTTGCTCACGCTCGGCGAAGATACCATTGGAACGTTCAAAGAACAGAAGCCAGCAACATCACACAAAATTACCATCAACAAACTGAACGCGGCGACGACGTATCGTTACCATATTTCACCCGCAAACTGGATGATGCCACTCCGCTCTAAGTTTTCCCGGTTCTTCCCGCTCCGAACTTCTGCCGCTCCAACGACGAAACAGTTTGCCAAACTTCCGATGGTGACTCTTATTTTCACAAACGTCACGGATGAGAAACTCCTGCAACAAGGAGACAACGCTGTTCCTCAATTGCCCGCGCAGGAAGTCGAGCGCATCAAACAACAAATTGATGATGGCATTAAGTTTTATTGGATTCATTCACGTTTCAACTTTTTTCTTGAGAATGAATTCGTCGTTGTGAACATTCCGTTCAAGCGGAATCAACTCTACGGAACTGAATGGTGGTACCCTCCGATTGATTCGATGCTCGAAACAGTTCTAAAACAAAACGGAAAGGAGATTAAAAACTATTCAGCAGTTCTCTATCTTACTTGCACACAGCAGTTCGATACGACATTGAAAAAATATATGCTTGCCGGAAAAGGAGGCGCGTTCACGAACGGTGTCGGAACAGGAAAAGGATATGGCATCTCATGGTGGGACGTGACGAAAGCAAATCACAACGCGGGAAACAACTGGCTGATGGTTCACGAATACAATCATCAACTTGATGATATTTTTATGATGAGCGGTTATCCTGAATACTGGTTCAACCACATCTCGCCGACGATTGGAACTGCGGCAGACTTCGGCGAACACTTCGACGCAAACCGGCACATTCTCAACATCGTGCCGGATGAAGAATGGCTCGATTTGAAATTCACTTCGATTGATACGACAACCGATAGCGATGGAATTCCCGACAACGCTCCGCATCTGCCGCTCGACGAATTCCGTCTCGGAAGCGACCCGACAAAATTGGATACCGACGGCGACGGCGTTTCTGATTTGAATGAAACATCGTTTTCGAACTGGTTGACGGAAGGTTGGGGAGAAACAATGGCGGGCACTCCGCGCTTCCCGAATCTCAATCATAAAGATACGGATGGTGATACTATAACGGACAACCTTGACCCGTATCCCTGTATGAACATCAAGCCGGAAATTACAAACGGTGAAGTGAAACACTTTGCTTCGATTGAAGATAATAAAATTCGGGCGACGGTTCTTGCTTCGTGGGATTCATCTTCATTGAAGTTCACTGTTGAAACCGACAAATCTGTCCCCATGAAACTTATGCTTGATGCAGATACGGATGGTTGGTTTTTTGGGAGAGATAATTTCCTCATCAATTTCACGCCGAAAAATGATGGAACGCTTGAATCCAAACTGCAAATCTTCAACACAACCGACCCGTCTCAGTGGCCCTTCATGGATGCTGAACTTGCAAAAACGTATTCTGTGAAAACGTCATTGCAAAAAATAGGAGATGGTTATCGGTACGAAATCGAATTACCCCGAAACGAAAATTTCGGACTCGATTATTCATTGAACAAAAAAATCGGAATCCTCATCGGCTTCCTCGTCCCGTTCGATGAAGATGGGAACAAACGGTATGTCACTATCTTCGAGCAGAACAGATTTTTTGATGTGACGTTGAGATAA
- a CDS encoding DUF1905 domain-containing protein, with protein sequence MSQTFYKLKAKVWQYAGVGGWHFVTLPKKQSAEIKATFGDMQKPWGSLPVLATIGNTSWRTSIFPDKKSGAFLLPVKAEVRKKENIVEGVVITITLEIRV encoded by the coding sequence ATGTCTCAAACCTTCTACAAACTCAAAGCAAAAGTATGGCAGTATGCCGGAGTTGGCGGCTGGCATTTTGTAACGTTACCGAAAAAGCAGTCGGCAGAAATAAAAGCGACTTTCGGAGATATGCAAAAACCGTGGGGTTCATTACCGGTTCTTGCTACCATCGGAAACACAAGTTGGAGAACTTCCATTTTTCCTGATAAGAAATCCGGAGCGTTCCTTCTTCCTGTGAAAGCAGAAGTGCGGAAAAAGGAAAACATCGTCGAGGGTGTGGTAATAACCATTACTCTGGAGATACGGGTATGA
- a CDS encoding ABC transporter substrate-binding protein, which yields MQERIIKVGHSPDPDDAFMFYGLASGKVKLDGIIIEHLLEDIQTLNERAMQTGKFQSVPPLEVTAISAHSYPYVADKYWIMRTGASMGEGYGPVIISRKYKSLDELKGKTVGTPGPLTTATLLFKIFTDGITNVDMPFDAIMQAVDDGTVDAGLLIHEGQITYQSLGYNKILDFGELWEKQTYGLPLPLGLDVVRKDLGEELARKLSLGLKESIAYGYAHQDEAIPYAMQWGRGIDYSLGEKFVKMYVSELTIDMGEKGKRALELLFEKALEKNLIPQLPDFILI from the coding sequence ATGCAAGAACGAATTATTAAAGTAGGCCACAGCCCTGACCCCGACGACGCCTTCATGTTTTATGGATTGGCAAGCGGCAAGGTGAAACTCGATGGAATCATCATCGAACATTTGCTGGAAGATATTCAAACATTAAATGAACGGGCGATGCAAACAGGAAAATTTCAGAGCGTTCCCCCACTTGAAGTTACCGCAATCTCCGCACACTCATATCCGTATGTTGCTGATAAGTATTGGATTATGAGAACCGGCGCAAGTATGGGCGAAGGATACGGACCTGTCATTATTTCAAGAAAATATAAATCTCTTGATGAGTTGAAAGGAAAAACTGTTGGCACTCCCGGACCGCTTACAACGGCTACATTGCTTTTTAAAATCTTCACCGACGGGATAACAAATGTTGACATGCCGTTCGATGCAATCATGCAGGCGGTTGATGACGGAACAGTTGATGCCGGGTTGTTGATTCACGAAGGACAAATTACGTATCAATCGCTTGGTTACAATAAGATTTTAGATTTCGGTGAGTTGTGGGAGAAACAAACCTACGGTCTTCCGCTTCCGCTTGGGCTTGATGTCGTGCGAAAAGATTTGGGAGAAGAGTTGGCAAGAAAACTTTCACTCGGTCTGAAAGAAAGCATCGCGTATGGTTACGCGCATCAGGATGAAGCAATCCCCTACGCTATGCAATGGGGACGCGGGATTGATTACTCGCTCGGAGAAAAGTTTGTGAAGATGTACGTGAGCGAGTTGACAATTGATATGGGTGAGAAGGGAAAGCGAGCGTTGGAGTTGTTGTTTGAGAAAGCATTGGAGAAAAATCTGATTCCACAATTACCCGATTTCATACTAATATAA
- a CDS encoding isoprenylcysteine carboxylmethyltransferase family protein → MKTNRWWRGLRGEWYVVAQDIFGLLVFLGPRTFPGLPAWNSSVAQVAAIAGKIFAIAGMVLLICGIVALGKNITPLPKPKENTTLVEKGPYRFVRHPIYGGLFLLTIGYALIVHGWLTLLYSSFLFICFDLKSRKEEEFLLKQFPDYARYKLRVSKFIPFIY, encoded by the coding sequence ATGAAAACAAACAGATGGTGGCGAGGATTGCGGGGAGAGTGGTATGTCGTTGCTCAGGATATATTCGGTCTTCTCGTTTTTCTGGGACCGCGCACATTTCCGGGCTTGCCTGCGTGGAATTCTTCGGTCGCACAGGTTGCTGCAATTGCAGGAAAAATATTTGCAATAGCAGGTATGGTTTTGCTCATATGTGGAATCGTCGCTCTTGGGAAAAATATTACTCCGCTCCCGAAACCGAAAGAGAATACAACGCTGGTTGAAAAAGGTCCATATCGTTTCGTTCGTCATCCGATATACGGAGGATTGTTCTTGCTCACCATCGGCTACGCGTTGATTGTTCACGGATGGCTGACGTTGCTCTACTCATCGTTCCTCTTCATCTGCTTTGACCTCAAATCACGCAAGGAAGAAGAATTCCTCTTGAAGCAATTCCCGGATTATGCAAGGTACAAACTGCGGGTGTCCAAATTCATACCGTTCATTTACTGA
- a CDS encoding phosphoribosylanthranilate isomerase codes for MKETQPRVKICCISTIDEAQLAIRYGASALGLVSEMPSGPGPISESLITEIAATVPPGVATFLLTCKQTPEEVIAQQRRTKVNTIQLVDTFPIDGYSKLHQAMPGIRIVQVIHVQSESSIEEAQAIAPLVDALLLDSGNPSLTVKELGGTGRVHDWNISRKIRETVSVPIFLAGGLKPENVREAIQQVQPFGVDICSGVRTNGTLDEIKLRQFFEMVNTFSTQ; via the coding sequence ATGAAAGAAACTCAACCACGCGTTAAAATCTGTTGTATCTCCACCATTGATGAAGCGCAACTTGCCATTCGCTACGGCGCCTCAGCGCTTGGGCTTGTTTCCGAAATGCCGAGCGGTCCCGGTCCGATTTCCGAATCCCTTATCACAGAAATCGCGGCGACTGTTCCGCCTGGTGTTGCTACGTTTCTCCTCACGTGCAAGCAAACTCCCGAAGAAGTCATTGCTCAACAACGACGAACGAAAGTGAATACAATTCAACTTGTTGACACTTTTCCGATTGATGGATATTCAAAACTACATCAAGCAATGCCCGGCATTCGCATTGTGCAGGTGATTCATGTGCAAAGTGAATCATCAATCGAAGAAGCACAAGCAATCGCACCGCTTGTTGACGCGTTGCTTCTTGATTCAGGAAATCCATCACTTACAGTAAAAGAACTCGGCGGGACAGGACGAGTTCACGACTGGAACATCAGTCGAAAAATCCGGGAGACAGTTTCAGTTCCGATATTTCTTGCCGGAGGATTGAAGCCTGAAAATGTCCGGGAAGCAATTCAACAAGTACAGCCGTTTGGCGTTGATATATGTAGTGGAGTAAGAACGAACGGAACGCTTGACGAAATTAAACTCAGACAATTTTTCGAAATGGTAAACACTTTTTCAACACAGTAA